taatatacagcagtaaattatactaaaaaataattatacaatgtatgcAACTCACGGCAAATGATAGATCTGAAGGAATTTTAGTGGTGAGCAACAAAagtcttttattaaaattatctatttcatccatattggattaaatttatatctctTTTATccaactacatttttttaacacaaaaacaaactaattataataaaagaaaataattataatactgtaaccataaatactaaaatcaaaatacaagTGATTTTAGCCACTCAATACATTAACAGTAGTAAACACTATTGtgcgtttattttatagaattatctatgcatattgcatattataaaattcatactTATTTGGCTTATATGGGTTATTCGCCTTATCAGTTATTAATCGTCATcgtaaatcgtaataataattattgagataggtatattaatatacagtacACTGATCTATTCTTGAAatcaacttaaataaaatagataatcaaAGCGTTCGTAAAATTGTAAACcaattgcatattaaatataaaaacaaggttgtcttgaattatattattgaacaatacTGAAATATGTGTAAGTTTGTAGTTCTCTTATGGTTATGTGACCTCACTCCGAGTACTTTGGCCGCGTCGGCGTCGCCGACACCGAAAACAGCACCGCCGGGCTCCGAATCGTGAGTATTGGATTTTGAATACTCAAAGTCGACGTCCTGTTAccaattggtttttttttctttcagtaAACTGCGCAAGGTAGCGGCGACGAAAGGCCTGAACGACCAGTTGTCACTCGGCCATCCGCTAGTAGCTATGTTCAAGAAGACGCTTTTGTTAAGCCACGGTGAAAGCTCAACAACTTTTGTCAACTACGTGACCAATGTGTCATGTTCACCGCCGGCACATTGGTCCGCGTTGGTGACGGCAGACGTCGAGACATATCTGGAGTTTTTCTAGCTGTAAGTAACCGTTGAACGTTTGTGAATATTAAGAattcaatgaatattttatttttacatattgtatttttttcaatagatatttaaataaaaattttgttatattatagatttttgttcgtaatctaaattttgttgccttaaaatataaatgttttcttgATAGAAGTACCATTACCGAAATAATTAAAGagatgtgtaaaataatttggaaaatTCTACAGCCAACTAAAATGCTAAAACCatgtatgtacaatgtatGAACAATGGTGTGATGTAGTAGACACGTTTTTTACATAGATTCAATTTCCTAACTGCTTGAGAGCTGTTGACGAGAAAATACGATgctttaattctaaaaaatcgggatcaatttattttaattataagacaATGTTTCGATAGCCCTAATAGCAATAGTGGACACAGAATATTGCTTTATGTATATCGATGTAGGTGCATACGGACAAGAAGCTGATCATACTGTTTTTTAGGAATATCCCTTTGAAAGACTTTTATAATCAGAACAACTTAACTTACCGATACCTGTTTATTTGACAAATACCGGTGATAACCCTCAACTATATGATCTAATTGGATATGAAGCCTATGGTCTTCCTACAAATGAAATGttcattatacatatgtatactaGATAATAAATGGCGAGTTTTACAtatagcaataaataaatttaaaaacaaatttcgcTGACATAATTGTTAAAGCTTGTTTTATACTCTTATCGGAAAGAGTAATGGTGTCAATTTTAAAGATCCGCTAAGTGATAGCTTAGAAAAATTAGAAGTACATTAAAATGATACCGGAAATCGTTGTTAAGACAAAGATACGAGGAATTATGTTGCAAATTTTATTAGAGGTTggatctgttttttttttcaacatagatttatttaatttttcttaatattatttatttcttaaaacttttatttaagatttcttaagtttagttattaatatttttctatttgtttttaaataagatgtttaagtaataaatatacaaaaatacaataggataaatattatggtagGTTACCTATTCACCTATACTACCTATGTGTTATTCAACTTACTGTTCTCTGATTGAAagtattttccatttttcgAACATGCTAATTCCTACTTCTATCCAAGATTAGTCTTTACACTCTTTCTATCCATAAATGCGTTGTTGGTGGTTTTCTAAAGACATTCGCTTTTCAATCTCTATGATTAAGCATTCCaaatcaatcatttttatttataattataaaaaatgcacaatttttacaattttgttcaCATCATCAGACCTAACTTAACCTTAGTGTAAGTGTGACacgtgttattttaaatatgtaacgtaataaaaaataaaatggcaCAGCTGTTTAACCACTGAATGCAGCGTCACATGGTGGTGGCGAATGGCAACGAACGGTAAAATCGTTGCAGAGGACGtgctaaatttaaacatatacctattgtagtagtatattatttatatttactagatACTTGATatcttaatacttaaaattttaaaatattaaattaatgtaattattatttaaatttttataaaaagtcacATATACGATAttgttaatatgaaatattacatacattttaaatatatatgcatttcACGAACTTAAGTTTAACACACGATATGATCatcttttataactttataaatttcatgaaaaatatgatttcataAAGTGAATGtgacatagataatattattttagtaatttttttagtcaggtaagtaaaataaatgtcatgATATACTAAGATACGACATATACTTTTTGCTTTTAATAGTGCACAGTATCATGATAAAATCATGTTCGTCATTTTTTCCCCTTTTTCGGTCCCTTTTTTGATCCTTTTCTTGATCCCTTTTTCGATCCTTTTCTTGATCCCTTTTTCGatttctttttattctttCCACCGGTGGACACCACGGTTACTTCTTCGTTTATAAATTGCGTTTCAGCATCTATTCGTTTTAAAGCTATCGGTGGGTTGGGTAGACGCATCTCAACCTGTAAGCAGGCGACGTCGGAAGGGTCGTCGTACACCTTGGATAGCCGCAATACAAATACGTGCTCTTTATCATTCACTGGCCGCCCGGTGACGGGACCAACCGCTGGATTATTGATAGACACCGGTACTGTGGGCAAAACTTGCATTGACCTTTTGCGCTGAATGTTGATATACTTCGTGGCAGTCGGCCGGTCGACAACGGCGGTCGTCGGTATCGCCAATTTGCCATTTTTCTCGGTGTTACCGGCCTTGACTGAACGGGTCCTTCTTCTAGCCATCACTTGACCAAGGTGAAACGTAGCCCGGTCACCGGCTACCCCAACTTGACCAGGCAGCAGTCGAATCATGTTTGGACTCGATCGGCCGACTCCTAACCTCTTATTTGTGCAGAATGTTTGCAACAACTATAAGAGTACAGACCATTAGCTGTCATTCaatcatgttaaaaaaaattatacacacttTTAAATGTCTCTTCAGTATTCaccgattaaaaataaaagcggTTTTCCTAATAtgagaaaaatatgaattgttttatttttttaaataaaattatgtcgaGAAAAAAGTCTATAATAATGGTTGAGTCCTATTTTTACACAATGGTTTTACagttatgaaattattgttaacgCATATTTGTATACACGATTATCATAATAggtgatatttaatatcaaataaagtatttacaatttgcAAATTATCTAGTGGCTTCTTATTTGATTGAATGTTACTTACATTAGGTGGCATTCCGGTGCCCCGAAATGGACATTCTTCAGTTGTGTATTTGTTGCAGTTAGTTGCGCAATCATAATCCCCCTGAGTGCTAGAATTTTCTGTATCCTGACATACAGAAGTTTCCAACAAATAATTCCTCATCTTTTCCATTGCAGTCACCGCGCATCTAACCATTTTGGACTCGTCCCTGCAACATGCTCCAGTATTTCTAGTCTTCTTACTGTGTTCCATTTCTGTGTCTCTCAATTTGTCAtgtacatgtatttttttttttagttgagtaaaattataattttttgtaattttttttattaaataaaatagattttaaatacaggtattttaatttactaaaattggATAATGGTTGCTAAGACAGCAGAATAGTTTTGCATATTAAAGCCAtacgtttattaattaattggcaTAACTCTTCCATTTCTTCTAATAAGtttacttatttacttattattctaAAGAGTTTACTTGGACTGTGACGTATAGGAAAGTGGGTATATTACGAGAATCATATttgtagtatatgtatattattactagggaacggattttattgtaaatacatatttttattggaatgagatattttaaatctgatacaaaatgtgtatgatttagatcattttaattgaaataaacccaaatttattttacatatttttatatgtttggtaaataaatacatattttagtaattttcgATGACCTTTAACATCACCTGCTTTGTCTAAAATAACAagatatgtaatttttgatagtaaaaaacttaaaaaaaattttaaaaatataattttttaataaaaacgttgttttttaacaacttgaaactatgtaaaaaatgttttcaaaaatatgaatactttttgaaataatgggtgtacaatgataaaacaatcaccttatatatatagtcttaATTCAAACCGTTGTTCTATATTGTAATGGCATAGCCCcctcattaataaaatataatatttattaatatttccaaaattGTCTCTAATTTCTATCCCATTTCGATTGACGTATCTGCCATGTTCCTCAAAATcctccaaattatttttataagttttatctgAAGTGTCTTCATCATAATTACATCCGTCTCTCTTTctaacaaaattatgtaaaacacaATATGCTTTTTAATGTAATCGAAAAATTGGATTTGACTAGAACAGTCGTATGTAAAACATTCCACTTGTTAGTCAATACTCCGAAAGCACACAGgatatttttggttatttggttttaaattattattaaattgttttagttagtttttaaattatttgattttttatgttattttattcaccAGATATCTTGCTTCAGGGTGTAGTTTTAAAGAACTGTATTAGAACTATCGGATTAGGAGAAGTACTGCAAGTGAAGTCGTCAGAAAAGTATGCAAAAGTATTTGGAACagattaaaagaaatatgcaTTCCTATCCCTGATCAGGGTATGTGGCTTAAAATTGCCGAAGAATTCAATGACAAAGCAAATTTTCCAAACTGCTTAAGTGCTATTGATGGAAAACATATCCGAATCATAAAACCGGAAAGAAATGGttcattatatttgaattataagcATTACTTTTCCATTGGACTGCTAGCTATACCAAAATTGGTTTTCTATAGCtaaaattggaaaattaacaataaaaattgaatctaattgatttacataattatataatgtgtcaGGTAGCATTAAAAGATTTCCaaaagtagttttttttttatttgagtaacttttaaaataattaaataaaaaaaaatcttctaatttatcttgtttttttgcaaaatttaaacaaacattacaaaagtgcttttgtaaacattttgaaatcaaataaCTACATGCATAAGTTAATGCATTTCTAGAAGGTACATTTAGATCTCTACAATCTACTGTCCCTACAGATAATGAACAAAATTTGAATggtgttttttcaaaaaataaaatgttcgtgttaaaagtattatatttgcctattttagttaaaagaaTGTCAAGATCTTCAATGCAATTAGCTCCATCAGagtgtttgaaataattaataaaaaagactttttttaaactctaaattaactaaattggTGTAGGGTTTTGATTATTACCATTTTGCTATCGAAAATTTCCAAATAAATTTTCTAAGCAATCCTGGTTTGTAAACAATACGgtatgtttctttttttatatcttcCCACAATTGCAATACAGCACTAATGGTCATTTGTCACCCAGTTATAAACTTCATTCTTTTAgtaacattttcattattattgttgtttactaaaaaattattaaaaatagttaacatgaataataaatgtttattttgttcgtctgtatttttaaatggtctattaaaatgtttatcaccTCCCtttcgtttaaaatttaataaatcaaatagttGGTCCATATATTCTATGAATTTAATAGTGAACTTAGCTGATTGAGATAAATATCCCGATGTTATATGATATTTCATACCTGCTGCAACTGTAGCAATAAAGATTTGAGTGGCATATTTCACCTTCATTTTTAGGAAAGGTCCaggatttaaatgtatatcggTTAATTTTGGGGCAAGTCTGTTTATACCTTTATCGTTTGAATAGAATATATCTTAATACTTTGTATCGGttacattatcattataaacaaatttgtgtataaaaaaattgtttctagTTGATTTTAACAGATGGGGAGggtcaaatatataatttttttttttattttttactgtaaaaaatgGCCGTTTTTTGGAAACATTAACACTTTTTACAAAAGCATTAAGATTCATGTCTAACCTAACCTTCATCACTAGCCGTGGTGAAGGAacgtgcattattttttttttattattttttttttattatttttttttttgcttttcttGAAACCCAACAGAAACTAACCTAGTACAACCCATCTAAAACTCTTCTAAAGACTCATGTCGATTAttcatgtacattttattaagatatttatatttgttaatcgtatagctatatttttactgaaattaataatttaatttgaatatgcatatgtatgtttatattacatattgtataacaaactaaaataaaataaaataacgataatagcGTCTAACAGAATATATACTAGTTTTAacgaaattatgatatttaagtaTGTTTTATGAAGAATTAGATTTGATACTATTTATATGCGTGTGTTATGCATATGATGTAGTCTTGTGTGGTTAGACATCATATGAGGTATTAGCAATTAATGAAGctgagaattattatttttaataaggtgTGACGAAAATTGtctatgtttttattgaaatgattaaatttgtacagatttttgtattaaagtatGCATGAATGATGATTTACTACGTgaatgttttaatacaattattatatatacatatataaatgatatatcgggaggatatttttatttttttatgtttatatatatataattatatatttattgaaaatggttTTGAATGGTCTCTgggtatatttattgtatctaaACTCCTGTGTCAACCAAGATAAACTGCAGATTATTGTaagaattatcaaattatggtTTACGGTGGGTAAACTataaaatcagaaaaaaaaatgataaaaatttactcTGAAtaagtttacaataaatattttatgaagaaaataaaactaataaaatatactagttttaataaaactatgagGCTTATGTATGCTTGCATGCTCTTTAAgacattttgattaatataataactttaatattttatatgtattcattgaaattgtatgattgtatataattttatgacgtatattatagcatttttatatgattttatagaaaaattactaaaaaatgctgatatttataaattttttttttttatatatatatatttaaatgttcacatattattgttattatgtgaTGATGGTAATACTTAattgtatatgtgtatgtgtgtaattgtgtatatatgtgtatgtttgTGTGTGCCTGTATGTAGTTGTATGTGTATGTCCGTGTGTGtttgtatgtgtatgtatgtatgtgcaTGTgtgattatgtatatatgtgtatgtgcaTATGTGTGTCTGACTTGGGTTagagatttatataatattagttaaacgTGTGTATAGGTTAAGTTAAATGGATGGATGTGTGTCGTATGATGGTGACGGATCCTAATGTCTACTAATacgtacatttaatattctgaGACACTTTTAAGAATAGACCTAAGTGGTTACGGTAATAGATGTGTGTACGTGGTAATGCTTTAACATTTTAGGTATgtctagaataatatattatataataattggaattgtatttttaacaataataggtTATTCTTATGAACTGTTCTTTTGTTTAGACGATGAAGGGACTGGTGGTGAGTTCGGCGACGGCGATTCGGTGGCGGCTGAGGACTAGGATGTAGAGGCGGGGAGATGAGGATGTAGGtcagaatatattatgttatagtcTAAGATCTCtggtaacgaaaaaaaaaattttgaaataatatttatttgataacgaTATGTGATAGATAACGCTGGGTTTGGTGGCGGCGGCGACTCATGTGAAGAGTTAATATGTGTTACAgattgcttataatatttaattaatacaaatttcgaAGGTGTTTGGGAGGTGGATGTGTAGTTGTTGCTTATACAGTATTTGCTATCTTTTACATCAGGGAGAGGTGCTCCAGAACTGTCCTTTTCCACCTACTAAGGCATAATAATgatgttcaattattattataatattggacATTTATAATTCACTCAGATTAAAGACCAAAGTTAGGTACCTTTTTTTCCTACGTTGATATAgactacatatttattatgtaaatatgtgatttattttaaataataatgatataataacattataaaaatatggttaGGTACCTAATCTGAATTAATTTCAGATttcttatattactataattttaacttaagttTGAAGTCTTTTTCAACAATTTGTTGTGtagaaaaccaaaaaaatatgtgtactaAAAAAGTGCGTCATGTTTGTACATAtgtgagtttttaaaaataaacaatgatttattaaattatttttgtaatgtgTACTTTGTTGTTAAGaaaaaccaaatttaacaTCGTACCAATTCAAAACTTAATAACATTCTACCTACGCAACGCAATACATATGCCCGTTTTTTGTAGATAACTCAACAAAAACTATGATTTcttataaagattttataacGTTGTCATTGGcagtgatatatataatacattttagtgatGCTGGCGATAAAGGTAACAAATATAACAATGATTatgtaattttctattaaaattaaaatatgaaagtgATATTCGCTAACattcatattactatattttatataatttatttattaaattttaaattattaactgacCTTATactcttattataaattacaatgatatattgctacaaaataatcaataactaatcgtataatgtctaatatggacatactatattaaaaatgtataatgtatacataattacatttaatacattttattttattagaatataaaggtaagtattatacagataataaatagtagattatgtaagtaaaataaaataacatgttataacattacatataaaaatcattttcaaacGTAGAAAGGACTTAATTATTCGCTAACAATATTGTAAgacaatatttgtaaattaatttaaatatatttatatatgctaTAATTCTAAATTGTTGTACTATATACAAAAGAAATATGTGTATCTATCAAtactaatcatttttatatattttctccaCTTCAAAGTACGTCTCGAAAATCTTAACATCGTTACCGATAAAccgtaaaaattgttataaagatATGTAGtagaatagaaataataaaaaatacatatatttatattttaataggtaaattgatttttgattcTAAACGGAGTGATgattacaatgatgtgtttttttttgtttttatttttgtgtccatcatcacgttttggataatatttttttagttttgagaaTCAtttcatatcattatatacgaACGAGCCCGAGagtaacatgttttataacactggtatttacctatatggtattaagtaatttaaatttttctcgaaactaagaaaaaatactaaaaatcatGTATGATGTCCGATTCAATTGTATGCTGTTAGCTTTCATACTAGAGTCAATTTACTTAtcatcaaacttaaaggtaataatattatctagggccTCTTATAGGCTTTTATTaacatcttaatttttaagtgagttaattatgaaaaatattaaaactttaaaatactcGTAACTCgctcaaaaatgaaaatatcaataaaagcctatgagatgcccgagataatattattacctttaagtttgataatagataaattgactctaatattaaGGCTAACAGCATAAAATTGAATCTGCTAAACGCAAATTTGATGTCTTACGTtcgtaagacagagacaacacatgcgggtatgacgtcctcttaagatataataataaggtgATTGACGTATTGTATTCATGCCTATGAGGTTTAATGCGTCAGTCATACATACGTGTGAAATAGTAGGAGATAGGAGATACGTTTgaaatgataatacattttgcttGATTTCGTCTATACAAATATCAATGTTTTGATAAATGACTGTAATTGTCATACCTATATggattaataatgttttttgtaaaaGATGTACACTTGTAGGTTTGTTATCGACACCGCCGCCGcaacgtaaattaaaaataaattaaataggtcgCAGGCACAGGAGTAACAGTTGCTCTCACACACACAATATTCAGTATCGTAATCTTCTATTCttgttgtaattattgttattgaatgtGTCTTGTgagtatataacattataataatatgtgtaaatttTTCTTGTCACATTATCGTAATAAAGTATGTCGCCGCGCTGTTCTTGAGAATTTACACATTGCGATATCttcgaaaataatatcataatcatgttttttttaaaagactcATAGGGACAGGGATaactagtattttatattttaatttaattcaatgttttggtaaaaaaataatcttttatttaataattttcaagctAATCGAAGATAGTCATTTTCTAGAGTTGTTTaaagacaattgaaattttcgatttttctaagttttttataaaaaaaatttgcattctaaatatctttaaagtttaatacaaggtttattataagttttgcttatcgtagtaaaaaaaattgttagtcATAATGATtctttataagcatttaaagttcaaatgtttataaaatatgtcaaaatcgtgaaaatttgtaaggaattttgaatttgaaaattcataaaattgttgtgatttatacctaaggttaaaaaacccaatataaggttctccataactttttcttcgattaactgtgaaaaaaaactccagcgtcaatataaaaaaattttatgagcgtatgaaattaatttttttacgaaatcgacTAAAATAAcgacgatatattacaatttaaatatatgtaattctagtttgttattttatttagattgcTATCGTAAGTATTGTTAAGGGACgtcaaattatcaaatttttcattttaaaattgttttttacaatttgaacccgataaatatattattatatattacattgtatgtatACCTTTACGTTACTTATACAATAAGGTcaatgtaatttatgtaataaaattgacttcaaaatttaaaaaaaaaactatatttattatacatatcaattAGACTTTTTTTCTGAAATACCTACCTTTATTCACTCACGTGAGGTAAACTTTCTCCTATGTACCTCAAACCTACACATACATTtaggaatttattattttctctaaaaacattaattatttgaagactattatttatttaaaaatacttttttccaatatatattatgtttgtcaatatcatatttataatgccTGAATATAACTAACAGTTGCTCTAGAGGATGGTGGACTTGAAAGTAAGTACCTAGGTATAAGATTCTGACACTGACTGCAACTTTTGGATCAcacatattcattaaaatgatatgttattgtttcaaatattgtataacttgtatctatatctatgttatttagataaattaggtttatgtattatatagtagttgTATTTAATCGAATTTTCGCATTAACCTAATGAGCATTCaacttaatcataaattaacttataatatattattttagatgatGAAGGATATATAAACTACTCTATTATTAAACCTTATAGTAAGTTATTTGATTCCTATAAATTAAGTACGTCATAATCAAACGACATATTTTAAAGagacattaataaaatgttcacatTTAAATCtagttttaagaaaatttaattatttattcaacaacGGAAATGTTATGGaaattggttaaaaaatattaatttattagtattgggacttatattttaataataggtatatttattaattatatctgaTCCTGAATGGTGttgttagtaaaaaaaataaaataagtagaaTTACCTTGGTCTTAAACTCGACTAATAAATAAACCCGACAAATCCTTCTGATAGTCCCTCtttaaattaccaaatttaaaaatttgatttagtcATTTTGAGGTGCATATACTACCAATACTACTTATGTGACACAACTCAGAACTATATTTTCGATCGACTTGGCTGTTGTTCGTATTTACTACTATAACCTGTAATAAGTACTAGTAGTTCATCCCTTCAGAACATCAGtcttgaattttgatttaaataatcgtGATTGGTCATAGacgtataaatttatgattcttGTATGTAATTCTATAAAAGTTCATTTCGGTTATTTTACGTTTCTATGAAATAgttcatatcatattattattatcgtctga
This genomic stretch from Rhopalosiphum maidis isolate BTI-1 chromosome 3, ASM367621v3, whole genome shotgun sequence harbors:
- the LOC113557834 gene encoding uncharacterized protein LOC113557834; protein product: MEHSKKTRNTGACCRDESKMVRCAVTAMEKMRNYLLETSVCQDTENSSTQGDYDCATNCNKYTTEECPFRGTGMPPNLLQTFCTNKRLGVGRSSPNMIRLLPGQVGVAGDRATFHLGQVMARRRTRSVKAGNTEKNGKLAIPTTAVVDRPTATKYINIQRKRSMQVLPTVPVSINNPAVGPVTGRPVNDKEHVFVLRLSKVYDDPSDVACLQVEMRLPNPPIALKRIDAETQFINEEVTVVSTGGKNKKKSKKGSRKGSKKGSRKGSKKGPKKGKK